The genomic segment GCGGCGCCGAACTCCGGGGTCGGGCGGATCTGCTCGGCCGACAGCGGGATCACGTCCGAGACGCTGTCCACCACGATGCCGACCACGCGGTCTTCCACGTTCAGCACGATCATCACCGTGAAGGCGTCGTAGCGGGCGTTGTCCAGGCGCAGCTTCAGGCGCAGGTCGATGACCGGGACGATGGTGCCGCGCAGGTTGATCACGCCCTTGATGTAGTCCGGCGCATCCGGCACGCGGGTGACCGCGTCATAGCCGCGGATTTCCTGCACCTTGAGGATGTCCACGCCGTAGTGCTCGGCACCGAGGGTGAAGCTGAGGAATTCGCCACCGGCGCTGGCGGCGGAGCTGGTCTTGTCGTTCATCGAGGGGTCCTGGTTCTGCCGGAAGTCCCGGTGTCAGGCTCGATATCGGCCCCGCCGTGGGGGACTTTAGCTGTGGCGCCCTGGGCATCCACGCATGGCGTGGATCTACCGGGGAGCGGTAGTGCCGGCCGCTGGCCGGCAATGGCCGTACCCGCATTGTCGCGAGGTTGCCGGCCAGCGGCCGGCACTACCACGTGACTACATCTCGCCGTTGCGGCGGGCCTTGCGCTGGCGGTCGATGCGGAAGATGTAGCGCTGGATGGCGCTGTCGGCGCCGCGCGGCAGGCTCTCGAAGCGCATGCCGACGCGCTTGACCTCGATGCCGTTGGGCTGGCGCTGCGGCAGCAGGTTGCAGACCACCAGTTCGATATCCAGGTCCGGGCCATCAGGCAGTGACAGCTGCGCCGGATAGCGCTTCTGCAGGCCGAACACCGCGCAGTCGTTGGGCACGACCACGGCCAGGCCACCGCCACTGATGTCCACCACCCGCATCGACAACGCTTCGGCGCGGGCTTCGCCGGGCGGCAGCAGCAGCTGCGGCGAGTCGGTGACCGGGGTCTCCAGCCGGTACAGCTCGCGTCGCTGCAGGTGCACCAGCTCGTCCGGCAAGGGCGCACGGAACGCAACGTGGCCGTCGTTGTCCACGCGCTGCAGTTCATGCAGGCGGAACCGCACCAGCACCCGTTCAAGCTGGGCGAAGCACAGCAGGTGGTCGGCCTGCTCGGCGGCGCGGTTGGACGCCTCCTGCGGGCTGCCATCAAGCAGAAGGAAGTCTTCGTCCTCGTCAAGATCAAGCAGCGCCGTCGGGAATGACCGGTCGCGGCCGTCGATATGCGCATTGATCAGTGATCGCTGGTCGATCAGCGAGCGCAGCAACTGGCGCAGCTGGCGCGGGTTGCGGACCAGGAAACGTTCGTCGGCGGCATCGGCCGCGTGGACATCATGCACTGCAGTGTCGTTGCCGTCGGACATGGAATCTACGGTCAGGGGCGGGCGCCAGCACGCGTTGGCGCGAGGCTCGATGGGGATATCGGCCTCTGCATCGGATTATGAAGTGAGAATTACATCACTTTCCATGCGTGAGGGGTCAGATCCCTTTCCCGGAGGAAAGGAACCTGACCCCGATGTGCCACGCAGGTAGATCCACGCCATGCGTGGATGCTTTCCGCGTGGGGTCAGAACTCCTGCCAGTCGCCGTCGGCGGCCAGTGCCGGCTGGGCGCTCGAGCCGCGCAGCGTGCGTGCAGGTGCCGGCCTGTGGGCGGGCGCAGCGGCCGCTACCTGGCGCGGCAGCGGTGCGGTGGCCAGGCGCGGCGCGGTGCCCGGGGTCGCCTGCGATGCCAGCCGGAAGCGGGCCACGGCTTCACCCAGCTGCACGGCCTGGTCTTCCATGGCGCGGGCGGCAGCGGTGGCTTCTTCCACCAGCGCGGCGTTCTGCTGGGTGGTTTCGTCCATCTGCACCGCGGTCTGGTTGACCTGCTCGATGCCGGCCGACTGTTCCTGCGAGGCGGCCGAGATCTCGGCCATGATGTCGGTCACGCGTTGCACCGAGGCGACGATTTCGCCCATGGTGCTGCCGGCCTGGTGCACCAGGCTGGAGCCTTCGGCGACCTTGCCGACCGAATCGTCGATCAGGCCCTTGATTTCCTTGGCGGCAGCGGCCGAGCGCTGGGCGAGGGTACGCACTTCGCTGGCGACCACGGCGAAGCCACGGCCCTGTTCACCGGCACGGGCCGCTTCCACCGCGGCGTTCAGCGCCAGGATGTTGGTCTGGAACGCGATGCCGTCGATGACCGAGATGATCTCGGCAATCTTCTTCGACGAGGCTTCGATGGCCGACATGGTGGTGACCACCTGGCCGACCACCTCGCCACCCTGCGAGGCGACGCCATGCGCGCCGATGGCGAGCTGGTTGGCCTGGCGGGCATGTTCGGCGTTCTGGCGCACGGTCGAGGTCAGTTCCTCCATCGAGGCGGCGGTTTCTTCCAGGTTGGCGGCCTGCTGTTCGGTACGGCGCGACAGGTCGCTGTTGCCCGAGGCGATTTCGCCGGCGGCCAGGGTGATGCTGGAGGCGCTGGCCTGGATCTGGCCGACGATCTGGGTCAGCTGCGCGACGGTGGTGTTGGCGTCGTCGCGCATGCGGGCGAACACGCCGTTGAACTGGCCGTCCATGCGTGCGGTCAGGTCACCGGCGGCGATCGACCGCAGCAGCTGCGACAGCTGGCCGAGGTTGCCGTCGGCCACCTGCATCATGGTGTTCAGGTGCTCGATCATCAGCTTGAAGTCGTGCTGGAAACGCTGGGCGTCGCCGCGCTGGCTGAAGTCACCGGCGGCGGCGGCCTCGGCCAGCTGCTGGATCTGCGTGTTGATCGCCAGCAGGCTCGCCTTGGCCGCGTCCATCGATTCGTGCAGGATCGCGCGGCTGCCGGGCAGGCGGCGCGCATCCGGGGCCAGATTGCCGATGGCGTACTGGTTGAGCACGTCGATGGCATCGCGGATCGCGTCCAGGTGCTCGAAGATCACCGTGTTGATGCCGCCGGCCAGCTGGCCGTAGACACCCG from the Stenotrophomonas maltophilia genome contains:
- a CDS encoding chemotaxis protein CheW, producing the protein MNDKTSSAASAGGEFLSFTLGAEHYGVDILKVQEIRGYDAVTRVPDAPDYIKGVINLRGTIVPVIDLRLKLRLDNARYDAFTVMIVLNVEDRVVGIVVDSVSDVIPLSAEQIRPTPEFGAAVDTRFISGIGTHDDRMLILLDIETLLDSADMGQAAVAEDAAA
- a CDS encoding flagellar brake protein gives rise to the protein MSDGNDTAVHDVHAADAADERFLVRNPRQLRQLLRSLIDQRSLINAHIDGRDRSFPTALLDLDEDEDFLLLDGSPQEASNRAAEQADHLLCFAQLERVLVRFRLHELQRVDNDGHVAFRAPLPDELVHLQRRELYRLETPVTDSPQLLLPPGEARAEALSMRVVDISGGGLAVVVPNDCAVFGLQKRYPAQLSLPDGPDLDIELVVCNLLPQRQPNGIEVKRVGMRFESLPRGADSAIQRYIFRIDRQRKARRNGEM
- a CDS encoding methyl-accepting chemotaxis protein → MKWFQDLPIARKLAVGFTLTTLMTLVLGAFALLRLSEANTQLGEMAGNDIPSVQHLGEARSQLGEFRTYELALLSMLDQPDKVADYNKRMDDTAKTVRDELAAYAALPALARERELYQVANVQLERYFGANKAMREAVAAGDGALAQQISDEQSRPARRELFAAMKALGTHIAGLMDAKIAAANATHRTSMIAIIGCIVLLSLVAAALATVISRAVTGPLGKAVHAIQAVARGDLSVSTQATSKDEAGKMLAATAEMTAMLRRFSEQTQLMAQMHAGPDISHRIPEDFPGVYGQLAGGINTVIFEHLDAIRDAIDVLNQYAIGNLAPDARRLPGSRAILHESMDAAKASLLAINTQIQQLAEAAAAGDFSQRGDAQRFQHDFKLMIEHLNTMMQVADGNLGQLSQLLRSIAAGDLTARMDGQFNGVFARMRDDANTTVAQLTQIVGQIQASASSITLAAGEIASGNSDLSRRTEQQAANLEETAASMEELTSTVRQNAEHARQANQLAIGAHGVASQGGEVVGQVVTTMSAIEASSKKIAEIISVIDGIAFQTNILALNAAVEAARAGEQGRGFAVVASEVRTLAQRSAAAAKEIKGLIDDSVGKVAEGSSLVHQAGSTMGEIVASVQRVTDIMAEISAASQEQSAGIEQVNQTAVQMDETTQQNAALVEEATAAARAMEDQAVQLGEAVARFRLASQATPGTAPRLATAPLPRQVAAAAPAHRPAPARTLRGSSAQPALAADGDWQEF